In one window of Lacticaseibacillus casei DSM 20011 = JCM 1134 = ATCC 393 DNA:
- a CDS encoding Y-family DNA polymerase has protein sequence MAYDYPHEPHRVIFLIDNKSFYASVESIERGLDPLKTILVVMSEQENTNGGLILATSPMAKKMYGLKNNVSRQRDLPNEPHLIVVPPRMNLYIQKNLAINDIFRQFVADEDLWPYSIDESILDMTHTWRLFGKTPEAVAKLIQSTVQQQLGLRTTVGIGENPVQAKIALDVYAKHSPDLLGIIKYATVPNTIWKINEMTDVWSIGHRTAAHLARMGITNMYELAHANPYALKQEMGIIGTQLFATAWGVDRTKISKRIVTRQPSIGNSQVLPRDYSNQFEIEIVIKEIGEQVAARLRHHHKRAGELSLGIGFSYAESQQDGRSGFTQAKRILPTNRNTDIVAALREIFRKNWHGEVIRNVAVFTSRLAPDTGEQLNFFEPVDRQIKATDLERTLDTIRSRFGFKALVYAKSAMRGGTAIQRASLVGGHNGGNSYD, from the coding sequence ATGGCCTATGATTATCCACACGAACCGCATCGGGTCATTTTTTTGATTGACAATAAGTCCTTTTACGCCTCAGTCGAAAGCATTGAGCGTGGACTTGATCCGCTCAAAACCATCCTAGTTGTGATGTCTGAACAGGAGAACACCAACGGCGGACTCATTTTAGCGACTTCGCCTATGGCCAAAAAAATGTACGGTCTCAAAAATAATGTCAGTCGCCAGCGCGATCTGCCCAACGAACCGCATCTGATTGTCGTTCCGCCACGCATGAACCTCTACATTCAGAAAAATCTGGCCATTAACGATATTTTTCGTCAATTTGTCGCCGATGAAGATTTATGGCCCTACTCAATCGATGAATCCATCCTTGATATGACCCATACTTGGCGACTGTTTGGAAAAACACCAGAGGCAGTTGCCAAGCTCATTCAATCGACTGTTCAACAGCAGCTAGGTCTGCGGACCACGGTCGGGATCGGTGAAAACCCGGTGCAAGCCAAAATTGCCCTTGATGTTTATGCCAAACACAGTCCTGATTTGCTTGGCATCATCAAGTATGCGACGGTCCCGAACACCATCTGGAAAATTAACGAGATGACCGATGTCTGGAGTATCGGTCACCGCACAGCAGCGCATTTAGCGCGCATGGGCATTACGAACATGTACGAACTCGCCCATGCGAATCCCTATGCCTTAAAACAGGAAATGGGTATTATCGGCACTCAGCTGTTTGCAACCGCTTGGGGCGTTGATCGCACCAAAATCAGCAAGCGCATCGTGACCCGCCAGCCAAGTATCGGTAATTCCCAAGTGCTTCCGCGCGACTATAGCAATCAATTCGAAATCGAAATTGTCATCAAAGAAATCGGTGAACAGGTCGCAGCCCGCTTACGCCATCATCATAAACGTGCCGGTGAGCTTTCACTGGGTATCGGATTTTCATATGCAGAAAGCCAGCAAGACGGTCGGTCCGGCTTTACGCAAGCAAAGCGGATTCTGCCGACCAATCGCAACACCGACATTGTTGCAGCGTTGCGCGAGATTTTTCGAAAGAACTGGCATGGTGAAGTCATCCGTAACGTTGCCGTCTTCACATCCCGTCTGGCACCTGACACCGGCGAACAACTCAACTTTTTTGAACCGGTCGATCGCCAAATCAAGGCCACTGATCTGGAACGAACACTCGATACGATTCGCAGTCGCTTTGGTTTCAAGGCGTTGGTGTACGCCAAAAGCGCGATGCGTGGCGGCACAGCCATTCAGCGTGCATCACTGGTAGGAGGACACAATGGCGGCAATAGCTATGACTAA
- a CDS encoding zinc-ribbon domain-containing protein: MQASLKFCPNCGQPIGPDDDFCPNCGFDLRAARQQAQSTSQKEAANSQSSPATPSPIASSTTATAERRRPPRSPRRWLLVTGIAVILILGIAYFAGATYYSQDRQVTELAEEMTSGDADDMAEVAVASDGTALHEDDLKPLAQLIKNRSDRSLLHSMIMAKSTSGTVQIVKAGHELLIFPKYKVKLGTADAVVKTNLKNATLTLNGTPAQAKAHDGQYIITGQLPGVYTLKLSGTHDGSTKDFTREVVIPLKGQASDLTLDAATASSSTTSSSTTASQNSHPDSNTHDDDNDDDYDDNGVTKTTRQYPSDTSKRNDNHSTSGIVGRWESGDRATFTFNSDGTYTAANNGTPSNGKWEVVYRDGNVFNIKFTKSDGGSVVEPFALDDEDLIETNLKIKWERDD, translated from the coding sequence ATGCAAGCATCTTTAAAATTTTGTCCTAACTGCGGTCAACCGATTGGCCCTGATGATGACTTTTGTCCAAACTGCGGCTTTGATTTGCGTGCTGCGCGACAACAGGCGCAAAGCACAAGTCAAAAAGAAGCAGCCAATTCACAATCGTCACCTGCCACTCCTTCACCCATCGCTTCTTCCACAACGGCTACTGCCGAACGTCGCCGCCCACCACGATCACCACGGCGCTGGCTGCTCGTAACCGGGATTGCCGTGATCTTAATACTGGGAATCGCTTATTTTGCTGGTGCGACTTATTACAGTCAGGATCGGCAAGTCACCGAGCTGGCCGAAGAAATGACCAGTGGGGATGCCGATGATATGGCGGAAGTCGCGGTAGCCAGCGATGGCACGGCGTTGCACGAGGACGATTTGAAGCCCCTTGCGCAACTTATCAAAAACCGCAGTGATCGCAGTCTTCTGCATAGTATGATTATGGCTAAGTCGACCAGCGGCACAGTTCAGATTGTCAAGGCAGGCCATGAGCTGCTTATTTTTCCAAAATATAAAGTCAAATTAGGGACCGCCGATGCTGTCGTCAAAACCAACCTTAAAAATGCCACACTCACTTTGAACGGCACGCCAGCGCAAGCCAAAGCGCATGACGGCCAATATATCATCACCGGCCAACTACCAGGCGTCTACACGCTTAAACTCAGCGGCACGCATGACGGCTCAACCAAAGATTTCACGCGGGAAGTTGTGATCCCGCTAAAAGGTCAAGCATCGGATTTAACTTTAGATGCGGCAACGGCTTCCTCCAGTACCACATCTTCCAGTACCACCGCATCGCAAAATTCACATCCAGACAGCAATACCCACGACGATGACAACGATGACGATTATGATGACAATGGCGTCACGAAAACAACCCGCCAGTATCCTTCCGACACGTCAAAACGCAACGACAATCATTCCACCAGTGGCATTGTTGGGCGCTGGGAATCAGGCGACCGGGCAACGTTCACTTTTAATAGCGATGGCACTTATACAGCGGCCAATAACGGCACACCAAGCAATGGTAAGTGGGAAGTCGTTTATCGTGACGGCAATGTCTTCAACATTAAATTCACCAAGTCTGATGGCGGCAGTGTCGTTGAACCCTTTGCACTTGATGATGAAGATCTGATCGAAACCAATCTCAAAATTAAATGGGAACGCGATGACTGA
- a CDS encoding SGNH/GDSL hydrolase family protein, which produces MKKVWVGLGLLLLLLAAGCGVQRHATKSSRASTSASSRQVSASQKASSVPKTPLAKLKARSKDTLVYAPFGDSLSVGLFADKKASRFTSLFAQQLGQLTGKTVTEAGIAEVGKTATNLGVPALSSLVAQQPDVVTIEFGTNDAVGGASTSALSAYRQALTTIVTTLQEKTTAQLILMTTWSPNNGPYAAADLQFDAVVKEIGRSHHVPVADLATIWQGHDDVTGPAGTAIPDFAANGPRDTFHPNQKGHDQIAALLIKTLEE; this is translated from the coding sequence ATGAAAAAAGTTTGGGTGGGGTTGGGACTTTTATTATTACTGTTGGCCGCCGGTTGCGGTGTTCAACGGCATGCAACTAAATCCAGTCGCGCATCGACATCCGCAAGTTCGCGCCAAGTAAGTGCTTCACAGAAGGCATCATCGGTACCAAAGACGCCGTTAGCTAAATTGAAGGCTCGCTCAAAAGATACATTGGTTTATGCACCTTTTGGCGACAGCCTTTCTGTCGGGCTTTTTGCAGATAAAAAAGCCAGTCGCTTCACTTCGCTTTTTGCTCAGCAGTTGGGGCAATTAACCGGCAAAACCGTTACTGAGGCAGGCATTGCCGAAGTCGGTAAAACTGCCACGAATCTCGGCGTCCCGGCGTTGTCAAGCTTAGTGGCGCAGCAGCCGGACGTAGTGACGATCGAGTTTGGCACCAATGATGCTGTGGGAGGCGCGTCCACCTCAGCGCTCAGTGCTTACCGCCAAGCCCTCACAACCATTGTGACAACGCTGCAAGAAAAGACCACCGCCCAATTGATCCTCATGACAACTTGGTCGCCGAACAACGGGCCGTATGCCGCCGCGGATTTGCAATTTGACGCTGTTGTCAAAGAGATCGGCCGTTCTCACCATGTGCCGGTGGCTGACTTGGCGACGATCTGGCAAGGCCATGATGATGTAACCGGCCCGGCTGGCACCGCCATTCCCGACTTTGCGGCTAATGGTCCGCGCGACACGTTTCATCCTAATCAAAAGGGGCATGATCAAATCGCTGCCCTACTCATCAAAACTTTGGAGGAATGA
- the pcrA gene encoding DNA helicase PcrA, with the protein MVMDAALKGMNDKQAEAVLATEGPVLIMAGAGSGKTRVLTHRIAYLVEEKNVNPWNILAITFTNKAAREMRERVGKLVDPEIARDIWVSTFHALCVRILRRDIDKLGYNRAFTIADPAEQLTLVKHILADFNLDPKRYDPKSILGAISNAKNDLIDPQTYADEQANSPFTKIVAEVYAEYQKRLRSDQALDFDDLIMQTIVLFEKDKETLAFYQRKFRYIHVDEYQDTNEAQYRLVHMLAEGYHNLCVVGDADQSIYGWRGANMQNILDFKKDFPKARVILLEQNYRSTKTILSAANDVIKNNLNRQVKTLWTENGKGDKITYYRAQSETDEAIFVIRRIEEEMAEHHRHYGDFAILYRTNAQSRAIEEAFVKSNIPYKMVGGHKFYDRKEIRDALAYFRLVVNPADDMSFTRIVNEPKRGIGNTSVEKLEAFASQHGWSLLEAAANAELSPISGKARGNLAKFGKMIQELGTRRKDLNVTDMMQAILDESGYLDALRAAHTMEADTRIENLEELLSVTQGFDERYQPENEDSDIFVDFLAELALLSDQDEVEEDAQEVTLMTLHAAKGLEFPVVFLVGMEEGLFPLSRAAMDEGELEEERRLAYVGITRAKQKLYLSNAYARMLYGQRQNNPASRFIEEIDPDLLEVVGGNQPKSDIPFINRTDRAFSSPYSRHAETAATPVTVKPVPTTGAGKTSWEAGDKVTHRKWGTGTVVKVTGTGDDQELDIAFKAMGIKRLLAAFAPIKKIES; encoded by the coding sequence ATGGTAATGGATGCCGCATTAAAGGGTATGAACGATAAGCAGGCTGAGGCAGTACTGGCCACCGAAGGACCGGTTTTAATTATGGCAGGTGCCGGCTCCGGCAAGACCCGGGTGTTAACGCACCGGATTGCTTATTTGGTAGAAGAAAAAAACGTTAATCCATGGAACATCCTTGCCATCACCTTCACGAATAAAGCGGCTCGTGAGATGCGTGAACGGGTAGGGAAACTCGTTGATCCCGAAATTGCCCGGGATATCTGGGTCTCGACCTTCCATGCACTTTGCGTCCGAATTTTACGGCGAGATATCGACAAACTTGGCTATAATCGCGCCTTTACAATTGCCGATCCAGCTGAACAGCTGACGTTGGTTAAACACATTCTGGCGGATTTCAATTTGGATCCCAAACGCTACGACCCCAAGTCAATCCTGGGGGCCATTTCGAATGCCAAAAATGATTTGATCGATCCGCAGACGTATGCAGACGAACAGGCTAATAGTCCCTTTACCAAAATTGTCGCGGAAGTTTATGCGGAGTATCAAAAACGGCTCCGTAGCGATCAGGCGTTGGATTTTGACGATCTGATCATGCAAACCATCGTGTTATTTGAAAAGGACAAAGAGACACTGGCGTTTTATCAACGTAAGTTCCGTTATATTCACGTTGATGAGTATCAGGATACGAACGAGGCCCAGTATCGACTCGTGCACATGCTGGCAGAAGGTTACCACAATCTTTGCGTTGTCGGGGATGCGGATCAGAGCATTTACGGCTGGCGTGGTGCCAACATGCAGAACATTTTGGATTTTAAAAAGGATTTCCCTAAGGCCCGTGTGATTTTACTTGAGCAGAATTATCGCTCCACGAAGACCATTTTAAGTGCGGCCAATGACGTGATTAAGAATAATCTGAATCGGCAGGTGAAGACGTTGTGGACCGAGAATGGCAAAGGTGACAAAATCACGTATTATCGCGCCCAAAGTGAAACTGACGAGGCGATTTTCGTCATTCGACGTATCGAAGAAGAAATGGCCGAGCATCATCGCCACTATGGTGATTTTGCGATTTTGTATCGAACAAATGCCCAGTCGCGTGCGATTGAAGAAGCATTCGTCAAGTCCAATATTCCTTACAAAATGGTAGGCGGCCACAAATTCTACGATCGTAAGGAAATTCGGGATGCGCTTGCGTATTTTCGTTTAGTTGTCAATCCTGCAGATGATATGAGCTTCACGCGGATTGTTAACGAACCTAAGCGTGGCATTGGCAATACCAGTGTCGAAAAGCTGGAAGCATTTGCCAGCCAGCACGGGTGGTCGTTGTTGGAAGCAGCAGCCAATGCCGAACTCAGTCCCATTTCTGGCAAAGCGCGCGGTAATCTGGCGAAGTTTGGCAAAATGATTCAGGAACTCGGCACCCGCCGCAAAGATTTGAATGTTACGGACATGATGCAGGCTATTCTGGATGAAAGTGGCTATCTGGATGCGTTGCGGGCAGCACACACGATGGAAGCCGATACTCGGATTGAAAACCTTGAAGAACTGCTATCGGTGACGCAAGGATTTGACGAACGCTATCAGCCGGAAAATGAGGACAGCGATATTTTCGTCGACTTTCTGGCTGAGTTGGCGCTGCTGTCGGATCAGGACGAAGTAGAAGAAGATGCCCAGGAAGTTACCTTAATGACGTTGCATGCGGCTAAAGGACTGGAATTTCCGGTTGTCTTTTTGGTTGGCATGGAAGAAGGACTCTTCCCGCTGAGTCGGGCGGCTATGGACGAAGGCGAGCTTGAGGAAGAGCGGCGTCTCGCATACGTCGGCATCACGCGCGCCAAGCAGAAGCTGTATCTGTCCAATGCCTATGCCCGAATGCTATACGGCCAGCGACAAAATAATCCGGCTAGTCGTTTTATTGAAGAAATCGATCCGGACTTGCTTGAAGTCGTTGGCGGCAATCAGCCGAAAAGCGATATTCCGTTTATTAACCGGACCGATCGGGCATTTAGTTCGCCGTATAGCCGCCATGCCGAGACCGCCGCAACGCCGGTGACGGTTAAACCGGTACCGACAACCGGCGCAGGGAAAACCAGTTGGGAAGCTGGCGACAAGGTGACGCATCGTAAGTGGGGAACGGGTACCGTCGTCAAGGTCACCGGAACGGGCGATGATCAAGAATTGGACATTGCCTTTAAAGCGATGGGCATCAAGCGGTTGCTAGCCGCGTTTGCCCCGATCAAGAAAATTGAATCTTAA
- the ligA gene encoding NAD-dependent DNA ligase LigA — protein sequence MLTKPAAQFTLEEAEAEVAKLRKQLNQWRLEYYTKDAPTVTDNVYDDHYRDLQALEAAFPKLVTPDSPTQQVGDVINSDFAKVQHPIPMLSMGDVFSFEELSEWDARMQANVGHPVDYNVELKIDGLALSLIYEDGKLVQGSTRGDGNIGEDVTKNVLTIDSVPKTLKEPLSLEVRGECYMPKAAFAKLNARQETEGNPPFANPRNAAAGSLRQLNPRVTAGRELDTFIYTLIDPERFNVKTQHEAIAFMHDLGFTTNPSSEVASDMQAIDAYITKYTSDRDALPYGIDGIVLKVNDLALQAQLGNTVKVPRWEIAYKFPPEEAETVIHEIVWTVGRTGVVTPTAVMDPVQLAGTTVSRATLHNADMIHDKDIRIGDTVMLHKAGDIIPEVSRVLVAKRPANTPPTPIPEKCPSCGQKLVHLDDEVALRCINPMCPAQMQEQLTHFASRNAMNIDGLGPKIIAQLQAKHLVRDVADLYRLTATDLAQLDKFKEKSINNLLSAIHNSRQNSVERLIFGLGIRHVGGKAARILAEHFGDLDHLMAASQEDIAEIPNIGPTIAEAVVTYFKTDTVRKLIDQLRSAGVNLRYTGPTQSAVKDSFVSGKTVVITGKFAEFSRPDLTKQLEKLGAKVTGSVSKKTDLVIVGEAAGSKLTKAQKLNVPTMDETELLANLKN from the coding sequence GTGTTAACAAAACCAGCTGCTCAATTTACGCTTGAAGAAGCCGAGGCGGAAGTCGCCAAGCTGCGCAAGCAATTAAATCAATGGCGTCTGGAGTATTACACCAAAGACGCACCGACCGTAACGGATAATGTTTATGACGATCATTATCGTGACTTGCAGGCGTTAGAAGCGGCATTTCCTAAACTGGTCACCCCCGATTCGCCGACGCAACAGGTTGGCGATGTGATCAACTCGGATTTTGCCAAAGTTCAGCATCCGATCCCTATGTTGTCGATGGGCGATGTCTTTTCATTTGAAGAACTTAGCGAATGGGATGCGCGCATGCAGGCTAATGTTGGGCATCCGGTTGATTACAATGTGGAGTTAAAAATCGACGGACTTGCCTTATCGCTTATTTATGAAGATGGCAAATTGGTCCAAGGTTCGACGCGCGGCGATGGTAACATTGGCGAAGATGTGACCAAGAATGTGTTGACCATCGACTCGGTGCCGAAAACCCTGAAGGAGCCGTTGTCACTCGAAGTACGCGGTGAATGCTATATGCCTAAAGCGGCGTTTGCCAAATTGAATGCCCGGCAGGAAACTGAAGGCAATCCGCCATTCGCCAATCCGCGTAATGCGGCCGCGGGCTCCTTGCGTCAGCTGAATCCGCGCGTCACGGCCGGTCGGGAACTGGACACGTTCATTTACACGTTGATTGATCCTGAACGGTTTAACGTGAAAACGCAACATGAAGCGATTGCGTTTATGCATGACTTGGGCTTTACCACCAATCCCAGTTCAGAAGTTGCCAGTGATATGCAGGCGATTGATGCGTACATTACTAAGTACACAAGCGATCGCGATGCGTTGCCGTACGGAATTGACGGGATTGTTTTAAAGGTCAATGATTTGGCGCTGCAAGCCCAGTTAGGTAATACCGTTAAAGTGCCGCGGTGGGAAATTGCGTATAAGTTTCCGCCTGAAGAAGCCGAGACAGTGATCCATGAAATCGTCTGGACAGTCGGTCGAACCGGTGTTGTCACGCCAACCGCGGTGATGGATCCGGTTCAACTTGCGGGGACGACGGTTTCGCGGGCAACCCTGCACAATGCGGACATGATTCATGATAAAGATATCCGGATTGGCGATACGGTCATGCTGCATAAAGCTGGCGACATTATTCCGGAAGTTTCGCGGGTGCTGGTTGCCAAACGCCCGGCGAATACGCCACCGACACCAATTCCGGAAAAATGTCCGTCGTGCGGTCAGAAACTAGTGCACCTCGATGATGAAGTGGCGTTGCGGTGCATTAATCCGATGTGTCCGGCACAAATGCAGGAGCAGCTGACGCATTTTGCTTCGCGTAACGCCATGAACATTGACGGGTTGGGTCCTAAAATCATTGCGCAGCTGCAGGCCAAACACCTGGTGCGGGATGTCGCCGATCTCTACCGCCTGACTGCAACCGATCTGGCTCAGCTGGACAAATTCAAAGAAAAATCAATTAATAATTTATTAAGTGCGATTCATAACAGTCGGCAAAATTCCGTGGAACGCCTAATCTTTGGATTGGGGATTCGTCACGTTGGCGGGAAAGCCGCGCGAATTCTTGCGGAACATTTTGGCGACTTGGATCACCTGATGGCTGCCAGTCAGGAAGACATTGCGGAGATTCCTAATATTGGGCCGACTATTGCCGAAGCCGTTGTGACCTATTTCAAGACTGATACGGTACGAAAGCTGATCGATCAATTGCGTTCTGCAGGAGTCAACCTACGTTATACCGGTCCGACGCAGTCCGCGGTAAAAGATAGCTTTGTTTCCGGGAAAACCGTGGTCATCACAGGTAAATTTGCAGAGTTTTCCCGCCCGGATCTGACGAAACAGCTTGAAAAATTAGGCGCCAAAGTTACCGGATCGGTTTCAAAGAAAACGGATTTGGTGATTGTCGGTGAAGCAGCTGGCAGTAAGCTGACGAAAGCCCAGAAATTAAATGTTCCGACGATGGATGAAACAGAATTGTTGGCGAACTTGAAGAATTGA
- a CDS encoding CamS family sex pheromone protein, with translation MKKFLTLTLLTGAIMLLAACGKLNLDSNSSSTGGTKTGSYQTTGTVDNSMYQGVIKNGRYQTSSARGLTLQQNDQGDNTFNIKSMESGLQTLAKNQFPTDKYSFEEGQLLSTATARSWLKRESKSNAEGLNPPDNGKKDPDTRNPIYLQQILEQDFMLQDGNSMKLGGIAIALGMNKVDYYTKTEYGAQYQTEISDETIKKQGEAIAAKVVARLRKMEKVPDDIPIVVGIYKNAEQDSLVGGVYVEHATSKNGTDIGSWKKLNQQNEVLPVVGDHKAINSTVSNDFSSFTNQVKGFFPTLAGITAQAHYEDGNLAGLNITVNTQFYGLTEIQSFTQYISTAASKYLPSGVPIEITIQSTQGIQAFVSRSSGDKGFYTHVFGSY, from the coding sequence ATGAAGAAATTTTTGACGTTAACCTTACTGACCGGTGCGATTATGCTGCTAGCAGCGTGTGGCAAGTTGAATCTAGACAGTAATAGCAGCAGTACAGGCGGCACTAAAACAGGAAGCTACCAGACAACGGGGACAGTTGATAACAGTATGTATCAAGGGGTTATCAAGAACGGCCGTTATCAGACGAGCAGTGCACGTGGTTTGACGCTGCAGCAAAATGACCAAGGCGACAACACCTTCAATATCAAGAGTATGGAAAGTGGCTTGCAGACGTTAGCCAAGAACCAGTTCCCGACTGATAAGTATTCTTTTGAAGAAGGGCAGCTCTTAAGCACCGCCACCGCCAGAAGTTGGCTGAAACGTGAATCAAAATCCAATGCTGAAGGCCTAAATCCGCCTGATAATGGGAAAAAGGATCCTGATACCCGTAATCCCATTTACTTGCAGCAAATTTTGGAGCAGGATTTCATGCTGCAGGATGGCAATAGCATGAAGTTAGGCGGGATTGCGATTGCGTTAGGCATGAACAAGGTCGACTATTATACCAAGACGGAATATGGCGCCCAATATCAGACAGAAATCTCCGATGAAACCATCAAAAAGCAAGGCGAAGCGATTGCGGCAAAAGTCGTCGCCCGTTTACGCAAAATGGAAAAAGTGCCGGATGATATTCCAATTGTGGTCGGCATTTATAAAAATGCGGAACAGGATAGTCTGGTCGGCGGTGTTTATGTCGAACATGCCACCAGTAAAAACGGCACCGATATCGGTTCATGGAAGAAACTTAATCAGCAAAATGAGGTTTTGCCGGTAGTCGGCGATCACAAGGCGATTAACAGTACCGTTTCAAATGATTTTTCCAGTTTTACGAATCAGGTAAAAGGGTTCTTCCCGACATTGGCGGGGATTACCGCTCAGGCACATTATGAAGATGGCAACCTAGCTGGCCTGAATATCACCGTTAATACCCAGTTCTATGGGTTGACCGAAATTCAGAGCTTTACCCAGTATATTTCAACTGCTGCCAGCAAATACCTTCCTTCAGGCGTGCCGATTGAAATTACCATTCAAAGTACCCAAGGCATCCAGGCGTTTGTTTCGCGCAGTTCCGGTGACAAAGGCTTTTATACTCATGTATTTGGGAGTTATTGA
- the gatC gene encoding Asp-tRNA(Asn)/Glu-tRNA(Gln) amidotransferase subunit GatC, with product MISKDSVAHVAGLAKLQFSEADLEKYTDQLAEILDMVEQLEQVSTKDVPVTTQSIHLANVMRPDVAKPAEPVAELLKNVPTKKGTLIQVPAIIDKEDD from the coding sequence ATGATTTCAAAAGACAGTGTTGCGCATGTGGCCGGTCTGGCTAAGCTGCAATTTTCTGAAGCTGATTTGGAGAAGTACACCGATCAGCTTGCGGAGATTCTGGATATGGTCGAACAGTTGGAGCAGGTTTCGACCAAAGATGTACCGGTCACCACGCAAAGTATTCATCTGGCGAACGTAATGCGTCCGGATGTTGCCAAGCCAGCGGAACCGGTTGCCGAATTGCTCAAGAATGTTCCGACCAAGAAGGGTACCTTGATCCAAGTGCCGGCGATTATTGATAAGGAGGACGATTAA